The genomic stretch GAACAGCCATTCACTTCTGTGCGTCGCACTATAGAAGGGGGTCGGATGGGTGTCAAGGGAAATCGTTTACCCTTGTCCCATGCCCGGGACCAGAATGAGCGCTCAGTCAGACCCCACCGGCGCCGTGGACAGCCTGCCCCGGCGCCCCCCTGCCCCCTTGACAGGGACGAAAAACTGGACTAAAAAGTCCACTTTTCACACCGCAGCAGCACGGGCCGCACGGTCCGGTCCGGGATCTCAAGTGCAGTGCAGTCCTTTCAAGGAGAACGTCGTTGGCCAATCACAAATCAGCCCTCAAGAGGCACAAGCAGAGTCAGGCCCGCCGGACCCGCAACCGGGCCGGCAAGACCCGGGTCAAGAACGTGATCAAAGACGTCCTGACGGCGGTGGCCGAACAGGCCGCCGACAAGGCCCAGGCCGCCTTGCAGGCCGCCGTGCCGGCCATTGACCGGGCGGCGAGCAAGGGCTCCATCCACAAGCGCAACGCGGCCCGCAAGGTGTCACGACTGACCCGGCAGGTCAACGCCATCCTGAAGGAGCAGAGCCAGCCGGCCTGAAGGTCGGAGAACGGGACGGGACGCCGCGCGTCCGGAGTGTGCAGCCATGCCCGGAAGCCAAGGACCAGGCCAGGTGCGGTGGTGGCGCCCCAGCGATCGCTGAGGCGCCCGGCCTTGTTTTTCGTGACAGAGACGCAAGAAGCCATGGGCGAGATCCCATGGCTTTTTTTTTGACCTCGAGCGTGGCCCCGTGCCCTGCTTCGAGATTCGCACCATCTCTCGGGAGGTGACGCCGTGTACCAGCCAGCCCTGGACGAGTTCTGCCAGCTGGCCGCGCGGGCCGGCCTGGTGCCGGTGAGCCGCGAGGTCCTGGTGGACCTGGACACGCCCCTGGCGGTCTACGCCAAGGTGGCGGCCCAGGAGAGCCACGCCTTCCTCCTGGAAAGCCTGGAGGGCGGCGAGAAATGGGGTCGCTACTCCTTCATCGGCCTCTCCCCGCTGGCCCTCCTGGAGGCCCGGGGGGAGGAGATCACGGTGCAGCGCCAGGGCCAACAGGCGGTGGCCCGCGGCAACCCGCTGGCCGCCTTGGCCGAGCTGGTCGCCTCCTTCCGGGCCTGCCGGGAGCCGGGGCTGCCCCGCTTCTACGGCGGGGCGGTGGGCTTTCTCGGCTACGACCTGGTCCGCTTCCTGGAGCGACTGCCGGCGACCAGCCAGCCCTGGGAGGCCTTTGCCGATGCCTCCTTCATGATCCCCCGCACCGTCCTCATCCACGACAGCCTGCAGCAGAAGGTGACCGTGGTGGACTGCGTGGAGATCGGCGCCGGCGATGATCTGGCCGCGGCGTATCAGGCTGCCCAGGAGCGGATCGACCGCCTGGTGGAGCGGCTGCGCGGTCCGCTGCCGGCCGGGCTGGCCGGCAGCCCGGCGGCCGCCAGCCACACCTTCGCCGCCAACATGGATGAGGCGGCCTTTACCGCTATGGTGGAGCGGGCCAAGGAATACATCGTGGCCGGCGACATCATCCAGGTGGTGCTCTCCCAGCGCTTCCACACCGAGACCGACCTGCCCCCCTTCACCCTCTACCGGGCCCTGCGCCACATCAACCCCAGCCCCTACCTCTTCTTCCTCAAGCTGGGGGAGCGGGCCCTCATCGGCTCCTCGCCGGAGATCCTGGTGCGCCTCACCGATGACCAGGTGGAGCTGCGGCCCATCGCCGGCACCCGTCCCCGGGGCCGCAACGAGGCGGAGGACCGGGCCCTGGAGGCCGAGCTTCTGGCCGACCCCAAGGAGCGGGCCGAGCACCTCATGCTGGTGGATCTGGGCCGCAACGATGTGGGCCGGGTGGCGGCGCCGGGCACGGTGACGGTGGACGATCTTCTGGTCATCGAGCGGTACAGCCACGTCATGCACATCGTCTCCGGGGTGCGGGGCCGGCTGGCGCCGGGCAAGGACCAGTTCGACGTGCTGGCCGCCTGCTTTCCAGCCGGCACCGTGACCGGCGCCCCCAAGATTCGGGCCATGGAGATCATCGAGGAGCTGGAGTCCCAGCGGCGGGGGCCATACGCCGGCGCGGTGGGCTATTTCGGCTTCTCCGGCAACATGGATTTGTGCATCACCATCCGCACCATGCTCATGCACGGCCGCCACCTGTGGATCCAGGCCGGGGCCGGCATCGTGGCCGATTCCGTGCCGGCGCGGGAGTACGAGGAGACCATCAA from Thermodesulfobacteriota bacterium encodes the following:
- the trpE gene encoding anthranilate synthase component I translates to MYQPALDEFCQLAARAGLVPVSREVLVDLDTPLAVYAKVAAQESHAFLLESLEGGEKWGRYSFIGLSPLALLEARGEEITVQRQGQQAVARGNPLAALAELVASFRACREPGLPRFYGGAVGFLGYDLVRFLERLPATSQPWEAFADASFMIPRTVLIHDSLQQKVTVVDCVEIGAGDDLAAAYQAAQERIDRLVERLRGPLPAGLAGSPAAASHTFAANMDEAAFTAMVERAKEYIVAGDIIQVVLSQRFHTETDLPPFTLYRALRHINPSPYLFFLKLGERALIGSSPEILVRLTDDQVELRPIAGTRPRGRNEAEDRALEAELLADPKERAEHLMLVDLGRNDVGRVAAPGTVTVDDLLVIERYSHVMHIVSGVRGRLAPGKDQFDVLAACFPAGTVTGAPKIRAMEIIEELESQRRGPYAGAVGYFGFSGNMDLCITIRTMLMHGRHLWIQAGAGIVADSVPAREYEETINKAKGLRRAVELAERGL
- the rpsT gene encoding 30S ribosomal protein S20 → MANHKSALKRHKQSQARRTRNRAGKTRVKNVIKDVLTAVAEQAADKAQAALQAAVPAIDRAASKGSIHKRNAARKVSRLTRQVNAILKEQSQPA